From Grus americana isolate bGruAme1 chromosome 11, bGruAme1.mat, whole genome shotgun sequence, a single genomic window includes:
- the LOC129211444 gene encoding putative protein-lysine deacylase ABHD14B encodes MAAPQLTESTITVEGQTLFYRQAEPAQQAPKLTVLLLHGIRFSSETWLQLRTLATLAENGYRAVAIDLPGLGRSKDAVAPAPVGQPAPGTFLKAVSEALCLGPAVVISPSLSGMYSLPFLFQHNHLLKAYVPVAPICTEKFTAEQYTQIKTPTLIVYGDQDAELGQASLNNLQHLPEHQVLVLQGAGHACYLDKPDEWHRGLLAFLQQLE; translated from the exons ATGGCTGCCCCGCAGCTCACCGAGAGCACCATCACGGTGGAAGGCCAAACCCTCTTCTACCGCCAAGCAGAGCCGGCCCAGCAGGCACCAAAGCTGacggtgctgctgctgcacggCATTCGCTTCTCCTCTGAGACCTGGCTTCAGCTGCGGACACTTGCCACGCTGGCCGAAAACGGCTACCGAGCTGTGGCTATCGACCTGCCGG GGCTCGGGCGCTCGAAGGATGCAGTGGCCCCAGCGCCTGTGGGCCAGCCAGCGCCAGGAACTTTTCTGAAAGCGGTTTCGGAGGCTCTGTGCCTGGGTCCGGCTGTGGTGATCAGCCCATCGCTCAGCGGCATGTACTCCCTACCTTTCCTCTTCCAGCACAACCACCTGCTCAAGGCATATGTGCCCGTGGCACCCATCTGCACTGAGAAGTTCACAGCAGAGCAGTACACCCAGATCAAA ACACCCACGCTGATCGTGTACGGGGACCAGGATGCGGAGCTGGGGCAAGCCAGCCTGAACAACCTGCAGCACCTCCCTGAGCACCaggtgctggtgctgcagggcGCCGGACACGCCTGCTACCTGGACAAGCCTGACGAGTGGCACCGCGGGCTCCTGgccttcctgcagcagctggagtga
- the LOC129211443 gene encoding protein ABHD14A-like, which yields MPLARSRLGLLLLGVLLTLVLYLLLPAVQHEQRLAGTRPAEGKQGRWVGNATMRSGMVAGEAPVFYREVSTGPQASGSASPGRPDVLFLHGQAFTSKTWEALGTLALLAGEGYHAVAIDLPGYGDSPLAEMVATAQGRAAFLDHVLQELGMRRPVLVSPSMSGRFALPFLLARGDQLAGFVPVAPVGTKDYTAEQYQQVQTPTLIMYGDRDTSLGPQALQSLRHLPGHRVAVVPGAGHACYLDKPEDFHRALLGFLRQLK from the exons ATGCCGCTCGCCCGCAGCCGCCTGGGGCTCCTGCTCCTCGGGGTGCTCCTCACCCTCGTCCTCTACCTCCTGCTCCCGGCCGTCCAGCACGAGCAGCGCTTGGCGGGCACCCGGCCTGCTGAGGGGAAGCAGGGCCGGTGGGTGGGCAATGCCACCATGCGATCAGGAATGGTTGCGGGAGAGGCCCCTGTCTTCTACAGGGAGGTTTCCACAGGGCCCCAGGCCAGCggctctgccagccccgggAG GCCCGATGTCCTGTTCCTGCACGGCCAGGCGTTTACCTCCAAGACGTGGGAGGCCTTGGGCACACTGGCACTGCTCGCTGGAGAAGGCTACCATGCGGTTGCAATAGATCTGCCCG GCTATGGGGATTCGCCCCTGGCAGAGATGGTGGCCACGGCACAGGGGCGGGCGGCCTTCCTGGACCACGTCCTCCAGGAGCTGGGCATGCGGAGGCCTGTTCTCGTCAGCCCGTCCATGAGCGGCCGCTTtgccctgcccttcctcctGGCGCGGGGGGACCAGCTGGCCGGCTTCGTGCCTGTTGCGCCCGTGGGCACCAAGGACTACACGGCTGAGCAGTACCAGCAGGTCCAG ACACCCACCCTGATCATGTATGGTGACCGTGACACAAGCCTGGGTCCCCAGGCCCTGCAGAGCCTCCGGCACCTCCCCGGGCACCGTGTGGCCGTGGTGCCCGGTGCTGGCCACGCCTGCTACCTGGACAAGCCGGAGGACTTCCACCGGGCCCTGCTGGGCTTCCTGCGCCAGCTGAAGTGA
- the ACY1 gene encoding aminoacylase-1 isoform X3 produces the protein MLLWFLRVSPSAAGLPGLQPHLSASNVGQEGARPASCPPPPARPYLLPILCPRSSPARSLPTSCPLPAAGRSGAGRGGAGPSGRSGAGPASLFPQNFAAPVPDMAPGKSGKNTGASENPSVTLFREYLKIDTVHPKPDYDAAVQFLERVGTDLGLACQKVEVCQGRVVLILTWQGTNPRLRSVLLNSHTDVVPVFEEHWTYPPFEAVKDSQGNIYARGAQDMKCVSIQYLEAIRRLKAEGKCFARTIHLTFVPDEEVGGHKGMEMFVQRPEFRALNVGFALDEGLASPSDTFSVFYGEKSPWWIKVKCVGSPGHGSRFISNTAAEKMHKVITSFLAFRESEKQRLNSDSSLTLGDVTSLNLTMLEGGVSFNVVPSEMAASFDVRIPPTVDLKAFEEQVAAWCRGAGDGVTYEFHQKCMDQHVTSTNESDPWWKAFSGVCRDMKLQLKLEIFPAATDSRYIRAAGHPAIGFSPMNRTPVLLHDHNEFLNEQVFLQGIDIYARLLPALASVPPLPAEG, from the exons ATGCTGCTCTGGTTTCTGCGTGTATCCCCAAGCGCCGCGGGGCTCCCCGGGCTCCAGCCCCATCTCTCCGCCTCTAatgtggggcaggagggtgccCGGCCCGCCTCCTGCCCACCTCCCCCTGCCCGTCCCTACCTGCTGCCCATCCTGTGCCCCCGCTCctcccctgcccgctccctgcccacctcctGCCCGCTGCCGGCtgcggggcggagcggggcgggccggggcggagCGGGACCGagcgggcggagcggggccgggccgg CGTCACTCTTCCCCCAGAACTTTGCAGCCCCGGTCCCTGACATGGCACCCGGAAAGTCTGGGAAGAACACAGGGGCCTCAGAGAACCCCTCGGTTACGCTTTTCCGGGAGTACCTGAAGATTGACACCGTCCACCCCAAACCTGACTATG ATGCAGCCGTCCAGTTTCTGGAGCGTGTCGGCACCGACCTGGGCTTGGCCTGCCAGAAAGTGGAG GTGTGCCAGGGCCGTGTGGTGCTGATCCTGACCTGGCAGGGCACGAACCCCCGCCTGCGCTCCGTCCTCCTCAACTCCCACACCGACGTCGTACCCGTCTTTGAG gAGCACTGGACCTACCCCCCTTTCGAGGCCGTTAAGGACTCACAAGGCAACATCTACGCCCGGGGTGCGCAGGACATGAAGTGTGTCTCCATCCA GTACCTGGAGGCCATCCGGAGACTAAAGGCGGAGGGAAAGTGTTTCGCCCGCACCATCCACCTCACCTTTGTGCCTG ACGAGGAGGTGGGTGGACACAAGGGCATGGAGATGTTCGTGCAGCGCCCCGAGTTCAGAGCGCTCAACGTGGGCTTCGCCCTGGATGAGG GCCTGGCCAGCCCGTCTGACACCTTCAGCGTCTTTTATGGGGAGAAGAGCCCATGGT GGATAAAGGTGAAGTGCgtgggcagccctgggcacgGGTCCCGTTTCATCAGCAACACGGCGGCCGAGAAGATG cacaaAGTCATCACCTCCTTCCTGGCCTTCAGGGAGAGCGAGAAGCAGAG GCTCAACTCCGACTCAAGCCTGACCCTCGGGGACGTCACCTCACTCAACCTGACCATGCTGGAGGGGGGTGTCTCCTTCAATGTGGTGCCCTCCGAGATGGCGGCCAGCTTTGATGTCCGCATCCCACCCACCGTGGACCTGAAG GCCTTTGAGGAGCAAGTGGCCGCATGGTGCCGGGGTGCCGGGGACGGCGTCACCTATGAATTTCACCAG AAATGCATGGACCAACATGTCACCTCCACCAACGAGTCAGACCCGTGGTGGAAAGCCTTCAGCGGGGTCTGCAGGGACAT GAAGCTGCAGCTGAAGCTCGAGATCTTCCCGGCTGCCACCGACAGCCGCTACATCCGAGCG GCAGGACACCCCGCTATCGGCTTCTCACCCATGAACCGCACCCCGGTACTGCTCCACGACCACAACGAGTTCCTCAACGAGCAAGTCTTCCTGCAGGGCATCGACATCTACGCccgcctcctgcctgccctggcatCGGtgcccccgctgcccgccgAGGGCTGA
- the ACY1 gene encoding aminoacylase-1 isoform X1, with amino-acid sequence MAPGKSGKNTGASENPSVTLFREYLKIDTVHPKPDYDAAVQFLERVGTDLGLACQKVEVCQGRVVLILTWQGTNPRLRSVLLNSHTDVVPVFEEHWTYPPFEAVKDSQGNIYARGAQDMKCVSIQYLEAIRRLKAEGKCFARTIHLTFVPDEEVGGHKGMEMFVQRPEFRALNVGFALDEGLASPSDTFSVFYGEKSPWWIKVKCVGSPGHGSRFISNTAAEKMHKVITSFLAFRESEKQRLNSDSSLTLGDVTSLNLTMLEGGVSFNVVPSEMAASFDVRIPPTVDLKAFEEQVAAWCRGAGDGVTYEFHQKCMDQHVTSTNESDPWWKAFSGVCRDMKLQLKLEIFPAATDSRYIRAAGHPAIGFSPMNRTPVLLHDHNEFLNEQVFLQGIDIYARLLPALASVPPLPAEG; translated from the exons ATGGCACCCGGAAAGTCTGGGAAGAACACAGGGGCCTCAGAGAACCCCTCGGTTACGCTTTTCCGGGAGTACCTGAAGATTGACACCGTCCACCCCAAACCTGACTATG ATGCAGCCGTCCAGTTTCTGGAGCGTGTCGGCACCGACCTGGGCTTGGCCTGCCAGAAAGTGGAG GTGTGCCAGGGCCGTGTGGTGCTGATCCTGACCTGGCAGGGCACGAACCCCCGCCTGCGCTCCGTCCTCCTCAACTCCCACACCGACGTCGTACCCGTCTTTGAG gAGCACTGGACCTACCCCCCTTTCGAGGCCGTTAAGGACTCACAAGGCAACATCTACGCCCGGGGTGCGCAGGACATGAAGTGTGTCTCCATCCA GTACCTGGAGGCCATCCGGAGACTAAAGGCGGAGGGAAAGTGTTTCGCCCGCACCATCCACCTCACCTTTGTGCCTG ACGAGGAGGTGGGTGGACACAAGGGCATGGAGATGTTCGTGCAGCGCCCCGAGTTCAGAGCGCTCAACGTGGGCTTCGCCCTGGATGAGG GCCTGGCCAGCCCGTCTGACACCTTCAGCGTCTTTTATGGGGAGAAGAGCCCATGGT GGATAAAGGTGAAGTGCgtgggcagccctgggcacgGGTCCCGTTTCATCAGCAACACGGCGGCCGAGAAGATG cacaaAGTCATCACCTCCTTCCTGGCCTTCAGGGAGAGCGAGAAGCAGAG GCTCAACTCCGACTCAAGCCTGACCCTCGGGGACGTCACCTCACTCAACCTGACCATGCTGGAGGGGGGTGTCTCCTTCAATGTGGTGCCCTCCGAGATGGCGGCCAGCTTTGATGTCCGCATCCCACCCACCGTGGACCTGAAG GCCTTTGAGGAGCAAGTGGCCGCATGGTGCCGGGGTGCCGGGGACGGCGTCACCTATGAATTTCACCAG AAATGCATGGACCAACATGTCACCTCCACCAACGAGTCAGACCCGTGGTGGAAAGCCTTCAGCGGGGTCTGCAGGGACAT GAAGCTGCAGCTGAAGCTCGAGATCTTCCCGGCTGCCACCGACAGCCGCTACATCCGAGCG GCAGGACACCCCGCTATCGGCTTCTCACCCATGAACCGCACCCCGGTACTGCTCCACGACCACAACGAGTTCCTCAACGAGCAAGTCTTCCTGCAGGGCATCGACATCTACGCccgcctcctgcctgccctggcatCGGtgcccccgctgcccgccgAGGGCTGA
- the ACY1 gene encoding aminoacylase-1 isoform X2 yields MAPGKSGKNTGASENPSVTLFREYLKIDTVHPKPDYDAAVQFLERVGTDLGLACQKVEVCQGRVVLILTWQGTNPRLRSVLLNSHTDVVPVFEEHWTYPPFEAVKDSQGNIYARGAQDMKCVSIQYLEAIRRLKAEGKCFARTIHLTFVPDEEVGGHKGMEMFVQRPEFRALNVGFALDEGLASPSDTFSVFYGEKSPWWIKVKCVGSPGHGSRFISNTAAEKMHKVITSFLAFRESEKQRLNSDSSLTLGDVTSLNLTMLEGGVSFNVVPSEMAASFDVRIPPTVDLKAFEEQVAAWCRGAGDGVTYEFHQKCMDQHVTSTNESDPWWKAFSGVCRDMKLQLKLEIFPAATDSRYIRADTPLSASHP; encoded by the exons ATGGCACCCGGAAAGTCTGGGAAGAACACAGGGGCCTCAGAGAACCCCTCGGTTACGCTTTTCCGGGAGTACCTGAAGATTGACACCGTCCACCCCAAACCTGACTATG ATGCAGCCGTCCAGTTTCTGGAGCGTGTCGGCACCGACCTGGGCTTGGCCTGCCAGAAAGTGGAG GTGTGCCAGGGCCGTGTGGTGCTGATCCTGACCTGGCAGGGCACGAACCCCCGCCTGCGCTCCGTCCTCCTCAACTCCCACACCGACGTCGTACCCGTCTTTGAG gAGCACTGGACCTACCCCCCTTTCGAGGCCGTTAAGGACTCACAAGGCAACATCTACGCCCGGGGTGCGCAGGACATGAAGTGTGTCTCCATCCA GTACCTGGAGGCCATCCGGAGACTAAAGGCGGAGGGAAAGTGTTTCGCCCGCACCATCCACCTCACCTTTGTGCCTG ACGAGGAGGTGGGTGGACACAAGGGCATGGAGATGTTCGTGCAGCGCCCCGAGTTCAGAGCGCTCAACGTGGGCTTCGCCCTGGATGAGG GCCTGGCCAGCCCGTCTGACACCTTCAGCGTCTTTTATGGGGAGAAGAGCCCATGGT GGATAAAGGTGAAGTGCgtgggcagccctgggcacgGGTCCCGTTTCATCAGCAACACGGCGGCCGAGAAGATG cacaaAGTCATCACCTCCTTCCTGGCCTTCAGGGAGAGCGAGAAGCAGAG GCTCAACTCCGACTCAAGCCTGACCCTCGGGGACGTCACCTCACTCAACCTGACCATGCTGGAGGGGGGTGTCTCCTTCAATGTGGTGCCCTCCGAGATGGCGGCCAGCTTTGATGTCCGCATCCCACCCACCGTGGACCTGAAG GCCTTTGAGGAGCAAGTGGCCGCATGGTGCCGGGGTGCCGGGGACGGCGTCACCTATGAATTTCACCAG AAATGCATGGACCAACATGTCACCTCCACCAACGAGTCAGACCCGTGGTGGAAAGCCTTCAGCGGGGTCTGCAGGGACAT GAAGCTGCAGCTGAAGCTCGAGATCTTCCCGGCTGCCACCGACAGCCGCTACATCCGAGCG GACACCCCGCTATCGGCTTCTCACCCATGA